The following DNA comes from Coleofasciculus sp. FACHB-1120.
GATCCGGAAGTAAAACAACTCGGTAAAGCTGCTCTTGATTGGCTTTGTGCTGCGGGGGCAGTGAAGTATTATCATGGCGGTTTTGGAGGGCCAACGAAGCGAGATTATAACAAAAGTAACGTTGTTTATGGTTCGTCTGCCGCTCGTTTACTGTGGCTATATTTTGGGGATAATTCCCTGCCTAACCCTAAACCAGAACATGATTCAATTCACATCATTACTAGCGCATATCGTCCTCCTCTAGCAGTTGTGGCATTAGCACGTAAGCAGTTTAAGAAGCCGGTTGAACTACTCGCTACAAAACCAATTTATGAAAATTGGAAGCCTGGAGGAGAAGACCGACCGGGTTATTGGGAAACTACATTTTTCGGCAACACTTATCAGATGGGTAGCGTAGCGGGTGAGTTTAGCGATGGTGATGTTGGCACTTTCAAGTTGATGGCTGAAAATTCTCAGCGAGGGGTTGATTATTTTGTCGTTAACACGGGCGACGATAGAATGAAATCAGGAAAAAACCCAGGCGATCAAATAGGACAGTTCCGCAATTTGGCGCTTTGGCTACGACCTGCTTCTGATAAATATTTTTTCTTGCAGCTACCTAAAACAGCGAAAGTAGAAATAGAAGATAAGCTTTGGTTTATTAAACTAGAAAAAACTTGGCTCGCGATTCATCCAATTAATCTTAGTTCTACTACTGAAGTAACGATTCAAGATAAGAAAGCGGCGCAGCTTTATCAAGATGAAAGGACATTAAGAGTCAGCACAACAGGTAATCAATATGCTGGCTTTGCTCTAGAAGTAGGGGAAGCAAAAACGACGGGTAGCTATGAGAACTTTAAAAAAAGCGTAAAGAGTAAGTCTCAATTAGATTTAAGCTTAATAGCAACAGGGACTGTGCAACTTAGAGGAACAACTAGCGATACTCTCAAAATTACACATAATGCTAAGAACGAGCTACCGATTCTTGTCCGGAACGGCGTGCAACATAATTGGGTTGAAAATTTTGAACTCTACAAGTCGCCTGGAGGGGATAGCCCTATTTCGCTTGGCTGGAAAACAGGAACACTTCGTGTTGAAGCGGGTGGTTCAGTGTTTGAAGAGGCGGTTTCAAAGGATGGGAAGGTAAGGTTTTAATTATTTATTTAACGCAAAGGTACGCGAAGGTACGGGCAAAGGTTCGCAAAGTTAAAAGTCTTTTGCGGTTTTATATGTTAAGGGTGTTTGTTACACTTTACGCTCTGTAACTAGGGTAAGACTAATCCATTCCCCTTTATCGCTATAGCGGCGAATCATTCGCTGGCGCAGATCGGGCTGCAATAACCAACCTACTTCTAGAACAAAAGATTGGCCCGTTTTTACTTGCAGCGGACAATTGGAAGAAGCACCATCCGGTAAGAACAACACTTGAACGGGTAAGGAACCTTGCTCAAAGCAGAGAATGTTACCATTCATTCTTGCAGTTGAGCTAAAAGTACGATCGCCAAAGCTCAATTGCTGAATTACGTTTCCACTCTCTTCATAATCAACTTTGAGCTTGGTGGAATAAGTATCGGGTGAGCGATAATCTGGATAGATTGTTACTGCTTCTCCCTGCCATTCTCCTATCAATTGGTCTAGGGTTAGATGTGGGCGTTCCGGAACGTCTGAACCAGCTAGCTTTTCTCGAATTAAGGTAATTTTATCTAATTGTCCATTTTGATTAAATATCTGTACCAAACGCAGACGCCGATGCCCATCAATTAAGCCAAGTTCAGCTCCAAATTCGGAAAAAGGAGCTAGTTGAATTGAACCTTGGGAAAATGCTCCATTTTCAAAAAATAGAACGCTTTTTCCTAAAGAACTATATTCGAGAACTTTCTCGTCTGGGGGTTGGCCGGCTGGTAAGCGGCGGATGATTTGGCGAATCGTTTGGTTATTGTCTAGGCCTTCTAGGGAAACAACGGTAGGAGTATCTTCCAGTAATTCTCCAGTGGGTGAGAGGCGGGTAAAGGAACCTTGCCATTCCCCTAAATTTTGCAGCAAACGTTCCCATTGCGATGCCATAAAAATTCTGAGTTTTGAGTAGTTAACTGCCAACTATCGCAAAGCAAACCGGCGGACAGCAAACAAACTCCCCATCAAGCCGACTGAACCGCCTAAACAAAGCAAAATTAGCGGCAACAATAAAACTTGTAGAGGACTTAATTGTAGTCCGTTTACGAGAAATTGAATAAAATCGGGCTGGGCTGATAAGAAGTTGCTTAAAGTACGCTGAATCGTGCTAATGAGAACCCAAGCGATCGCTGCCCCAACTAAACCAAAGCTAATGCCTTGTAATATAAACGGTAGATAAATCCAAGCTGTCGTTGCTCCCACCAGTTGCATAATCTCGATCTCGCGCCGTCGTGCCATCACAATCAGGCGAATCGTTGTGGTAATTACTGCAACTGCGGTCATCGTTAGGACAGTAGTGATCGTGAGACTTACGTAGCTCAAACCTTTATTGAGCTGAGCCAGCCGTTGTACCGCCTCATCTACATACTGCACGTCATCCACCCCTGGAACTTTCCCCAGTTTTTGAGCTAAAAGGGGCACTGCCTCGGAAGTCCGCGCCTTCACTTTCAACTCATCCACCAGAGGATTCCCTTCGAGTTGCTGGGTGGCACCATCAATCTCTGACATTCCCAGTTCTTTTACCAAGGATTCCCAAGCTTGCTCTTTGGAAATGGTTTTTACATCCACCACTTCTGGCATTTTTCCCACGATTGGGGCAACAAGTTCCACCCGCGCTCCGGGATCTAAATATACCGATACTTCCACCTGGCTCCCAAATTGAGTCAGCAGGCGTTCTAGCTGCCAGGATGCCTGTAAACTCATGCCGAATAGGAACAGCAAAACGGTAACGGTGCTGATTGCCGCCCAATTCATCCACCCTCCACGCCGCAATCCTAGGAAAGTTTCGCGCAGCAGGTAGTCCAGTTTACTCAGGAATTTAAACACGAATTTCCTCCTCAACCACAGCCATTATCAGAGAGTTTATAGCATGGGCGTTCCATTCTTTGAAAAGTGGATTTTAGGGCTGCATTAGATTCTACTCTCCCGAACCGCTACCACTTGCCTTGAAAGCCTAAGTTGTTGTAGTATTTGTAGTATAAAACCTTAATAATTATGCTTAAGTTATGAATCAGTATCGCTTTAAGCGGTCATTCTCTAGTGACTCCAGTTTAAGTAATAAGTTGTTTGACTTAGTTGAAATCGTATTTCCTGGAATAGGGAAGTTAACAGAATGTGGAAGAAAATTAGGCGCATCCTGGGAAGATGCTTCGACTCCGTTTATTCGCTTTCATGACGGCATAGCTATTACCCATGTAGGAGTGTTAGAAATTCCTATGCAAATTATGGGACAAATGGTGACGGTGGGGGGAGTACATGGAGTATGCACGAGGACGGAATTTCGCAGGCGCGGCTACTACCGCGAAGTGATGGAGGAGGCGCTAGAATATTGCGATAAACGCTACGAGACGCTGGTATTGACAACACCAAACCCAGAGTTTTATACGCCTTTCGGTTTTCGTAAATTAGAAGAATACGTGTTTAAAGTTAGATGGGATTCTCGGAGTAGCAGGGATGGTTTTAGAATACTGAATTTTGATAATGACAAAGATTTGAAATTGTTACACAGACTATTAGAAACTCGGACACCTGTTTCTAATATTGTTGGAGTGGTGAAAGAGAAAGCCGTATTTTGCTTCAATGAAGGAAGTCTCCCTATATACTATGCGGAAGATTTGGGTTTAATCGCTTGCATGGAGATAAAAGATACCCAACTCCACCTTTTTGATATCGTGGCAACGCAGATATGCCCATTGAAAGAAATCATCGACAGAATACCCCAAACCATTGAAGAGGTAACGATATACTTTAGCCCTGAACTTTTGGATGCAGGAGATATCAAGGCATTTCCCCACGAATTTGATGAGACGGTGCTGATGGTGAGGGGGACATTCGCAGCAGAGGGAGAAAAATTTATGCTA
Coding sequences within:
- a CDS encoding GNAT family N-acetyltransferase, with the translated sequence MNQYRFKRSFSSDSSLSNKLFDLVEIVFPGIGKLTECGRKLGASWEDASTPFIRFHDGIAITHVGVLEIPMQIMGQMVTVGGVHGVCTRTEFRRRGYYREVMEEALEYCDKRYETLVLTTPNPEFYTPFGFRKLEEYVFKVRWDSRSSRDGFRILNFDNDKDLKLLHRLLETRTPVSNIVGVVKEKAVFCFNEGSLPIYYAEDLGLIACMEIKDTQLHLFDIVATQICPLKEIIDRIPQTIEEVTIYFSPELLDAGDIKAFPHEFDETVLMVRGTFAAEGEKFMLPRSARC
- a CDS encoding permease-like cell division protein FtsX, whose amino-acid sequence is MFKFLSKLDYLLRETFLGLRRGGWMNWAAISTVTVLLFLFGMSLQASWQLERLLTQFGSQVEVSVYLDPGARVELVAPIVGKMPEVVDVKTISKEQAWESLVKELGMSEIDGATQQLEGNPLVDELKVKARTSEAVPLLAQKLGKVPGVDDVQYVDEAVQRLAQLNKGLSYVSLTITTVLTMTAVAVITTTIRLIVMARRREIEIMQLVGATTAWIYLPFILQGISFGLVGAAIAWVLISTIQRTLSNFLSAQPDFIQFLVNGLQLSPLQVLLLPLILLCLGGSVGLMGSLFAVRRFALR
- a CDS encoding DUF3598 family protein — protein: MASQWERLLQNLGEWQGSFTRLSPTGELLEDTPTVVSLEGLDNNQTIRQIIRRLPAGQPPDEKVLEYSSLGKSVLFFENGAFSQGSIQLAPFSEFGAELGLIDGHRRLRLVQIFNQNGQLDKITLIREKLAGSDVPERPHLTLDQLIGEWQGEAVTIYPDYRSPDTYSTKLKVDYEESGNVIQQLSFGDRTFSSTARMNGNILCFEQGSLPVQVLFLPDGASSNCPLQVKTGQSFVLEVGWLLQPDLRQRMIRRYSDKGEWISLTLVTERKV